Proteins from one Panicum virgatum strain AP13 chromosome 7K, P.virgatum_v5, whole genome shotgun sequence genomic window:
- the LOC120640644 gene encoding phospholipid-transporting ATPase 2-like isoform X1, whose protein sequence is MKRFVYINDDSRRHSYCDNRISNTKYTLWNFLPKNLWEQFRFLLSGWAQHKTLFLPFDYFRRFMNQYFLLIACLQLWSRITPVSPATTWGPLIIIFIVSASKEAWDDYNRYLSDKKANERKVWLVKDGIRKQIKAQEIHVGDIVWLHENDEIPCDLVLIGTSDPQGICYVETSALDGETDLKTRIVPSISANLSVKQLEKVKGVIECPNPDNDIRRFDANMRLFLPTIDNEKCPLTINNTLLQSCYLRYTEWACGVAVYTGNETKSGMTRGTAEPKLTAADVMIDKLTIAIFLLQIVVVLVLGYFGNIWKDTQGLKQWYLMYHVKGPWYDFLVIPLRFELLCSIMIPISIKVTLDLSKGVYAKFIDWDEQMFDWETNTPAHSANTAISEDLGQVEYILTDKTGTLTENRMIFKQCCISNTMYGSDNGDALKDARLLNAVSSNDPDVIKFLMVMALCNTVVPVKSNDGTVSYKAQSQDEEALVTAASNLNMMLISKDSSTAEICFNGSKFLYELLDILEFTSDRKRMSVVVKDGQTGKIHLLSKGADEAILPRAYPGQQIQRYLEAVEMYSQLGLRTLCLGWRDLEEDEYKEWSKNFQEASCSLDNRESKIAKVCHGLERDLYILGVTAIEDRLQDGVPETIKLLRNAGINVWMLTGDKQNTAIQIGLLCNLITSEPNSQLLPISGKTEEDILRSLDRALLITKNTCETKDLAFVLDGRALEIILKHSKESFTRLAMLSRTAICCRMTPLQKAQLVAILKSVGYLTLAIGDGGNDVRMIQEANIGVGISGREGLQAARAADYSIGKFKFLKRLILIHGRYSYNRTAFISQYSFYKSLLICFIQILFAFFSGLSGTSLFNSISLMAYNVFYTSLPVMTIIFDKDISETTILQYPQILQHSQAGRLLNRTTFCGWFGRSLYHALVVFFITVYAYADEKSEMQELSMVALSGCIWLQAFVVTMDTNSFTYPQIILIWGNFVAFYMINLILSAIPSLHMYTIMFRLCGQPSYWITMALTVAVGMGPVMAFRYFRNLYRPSAINILQQIEQSNGSIQPSRNVESAALKSARTNLTNLLSGSRRKRSSDYQPLLSDPAEPAG, encoded by the exons ATGAAACGATTTGTATATATTAATGATGATTCGCGCCGGCATTCCTACTGTGACAATAGGATATCCAATACCAAATATACTCTGTGGAACTTTCTCCCGAAAAACTTATGGGAGCAATTCAG GTTTCTGTTATCTGGATGGGCCCAACATAAAACACTGTTTCTACCATTTGAT TATTTCAGGCGTTTCATGAATCAATATTTTCTGCTAATAGCCTGCCTTCAGTTGTGGTCCCGTATTACTCCAGTTAGTCCTGCAACTACATGGGGTCCACTTATCATCATCTTCATTGTTTCTGCTTCAAAAGAAGCTTGGGATGATTACAATAGGTATCTTTCAGACAAGAAAGCAAATGAAAGGAAAGTATGGTTGGTAAAAGATGGCATTCGTAAGCAG ATCAAGGCACAGGAGATACATGTTGGAGATATAGTGTGGCTCCATGAGAATGATGAGATACCATGTGATCTTGTTCTCATTGGAACTTCTGATCCTCAAGGCATTTGTTATGTTGAG ACTTCTGCTTTGGATGGTGAAACTGACTTGAAAACAAGAATAGTTCCTTCAATTTCTGCTAACTTGTCAGTAAAGCAGCTGGAAAAAGTTAAG GGTGTAATTGAGTGCCCCAATCCAGATAATGACATACGAAGATTTGATGCTAACATGCGCTTGTTCCTCCCTACCATTGACAATGAAAAATGTCCTTTGACCATCAACAACACACTTCTTCAATCATGCTACTTACGGTACACTGAATGGGCTTGTGGAGTTGCAGTTTACACAG GCAATGAAACTAAATCAGGAATGACCAGGGGAACTGCAGAGCCGAAGCTCACTGCAGCTGATGTGATGATAGACAAGCTCACTATTGCGATATTCCTGTTACAAATTGTTGTTGTACTTGTGCTGGGTTATTTTGGGAATATTTGGAAGGACACTCAGGGTCTCAAG CAATGGTATCTTATGTATCATGTGAAGGGACCATGGTATGATTTCCTGGTTATTCCACTGCGCTTCGAGCTGTTGTGCTCCATAATGATTCCAATTTCCATAAAG GTTACTCTTGATTTGTCTAAAGGTGTGTATGCAAAATTTATTGACTGGGATGAGCAAATGTTTGACTGGGAAACAAATACACCTGCTCATTCAGCTAA CACAGCTATCAGCGAGGACCTTGGGCAGGTTGAATATATTTTGACTGACAAAACTGGGACACTGACAGAGAATAGAATGATTTTCAAACAATGCTGCATAAGTAACACAATGTATGGAAGTGACAATGGAGATGCTTTAAAAG ATGCGAGACTTCTAAATGCAGTCTCAAGTAATGATCCTGATGTCATCAAATTTCTGATGGTGATGGCTCTTTGCAATACAGTGGTTCCTGTCAAAAG CAATGATGGTACTGTGTCATACAAAGCACAATCGCAAGATGAGGAAGCATTAGTCACTGCTGCATCAAACCTGAATATGATGCTTATCAGTAAAGACAGCAGTACTGCCG AGATTTGTTTCAATGGGTCTAAGTTTCTGTATGAGTTGTTGGACATTTTGGAATTCACTTCTGATCGCAAAAGAATGTCTGTAGTGGTAAAGGACGGGCAGACTGGGAAGATTCATCTTTTATCTAAAGGTGCCGATGAAGCTATTCTCCCTCGTGCTTATCCAG GACAACAAATACAGAGATATCTTGAGGCAGTAGAAATGTATTCTCAGTTGGGATTGCGAACATTATGTTTGGGATGGCGTGACCTGGAAGAAGATGAATACAAGGAGTGGTCCAAAAACTTTCAAGAGGCTAGCTGTTCATTGGACAATAGGGAG TCTAAAATTGCCAAAGTATGTCACGGCTTAGAGCGAGACCTTTATATTCTTGGTGTTACTGCCATAGAAGATCGTCTTCAG GATGGTGTGCCTGAAACCATTAAGTTGTTAAGGAATGCTGGAATTAATGTGTGGATGCTAACTGGTGATAAGCAAAATACAGCAATTCAGATTGGACTTCTTTGTAACCTCATAACCTCTG AGCCCAATAGCCAGTTGTTGCCTATCAGTGGGAAAACTGAAGAGGACATATTAAGAAGCCTAGACAGGGCATTACTAATTACGAAGAATACATGCGAAACAAAG GATCTTGCATTTGTTTTGGATGGTCGGGCACTCGAAATAATTCTAAAGCATTCCAAGGAATCTTTCACTAGGTTGGCAATGCTATCAAGAACAGCAATATGCTGCCGAATGACACCTTTGCAGAAAGCACAG CTTGTTGCTATTCTAAAGTCCGTTGGGTACTTAACTCTAGCAATTGGTGATGGTGGTAATGATGTTAGAATGATCCAAGAGGCTAACATTGGAGTAGGGATTAGTGGTAGGGAAGGACTGCAAGCCGCAAGAGCTGCTGATTATAGCATTGGGA AGTTCAAGTTTCTTAAGAGGTTGATACTTATTCATGGTCGCTATTCATACAATCGAACAGCATTTATTTCACAGTACTCCTTCTACAAGTCACTTCTTATATGCTTTATACAGATTCT GTTTGCCTTTTTTTCAGGGCTCTCAGGAACTAGCTTATTCAACTCCATTAGCCTGATGGCTTATAATGTTTTCTATACAAGTCTACCTGTGATGACTATAATCTTTGACAAGGATATCTCTGAAACAACAATTCTACAGTACCCCCAGATCTTACAGCATTCTCAAGCTGGGag GCTTCTAAATCGAACTACATTTTGCGGATGGTTTGGTCGCTCACTGTATCAT GCGCTCGTCGTTTTCTTTATCACGGTATATGCATACGCGGATGAGAAAAGTGAGATGCAGGAACTCTCAATGGTTGCACTATCCGGATGCATTTGGTTGCAGGCTTTTGTTGTGACGATGGACACAAA CTCATTCACTTACCCACAAATCATTCTCATCTGGGGAAACTTTGTGGCTTTCTACATGATCAACCTAATACTCAGCGCCATCCCGAGCCTTCACATGTACACAATCATGTTTCGCCTGTGCGGTCAACCATCATACTGGATCACCATGGCA CTGACTGTTGCGGTAGGGATGGGCCCGGTGATGGCTTTCAGATACTTCAGAAACCTGTACCGGCCTAGTGCCATCAACATACTCCAGCAGATCGAGCAGAGCAATGGATCTATCCAACCTTCCAGAAACGTGGAGTCAGCAGCGCTTAAGTCGGCCAGAACCAATCTCACTAATCTACTCTCTGGTTCTCGTAGAAAGAGAAGTTCTGATTATCAACCTCTGCTTTCCGATCCTGCAGAGCCTGCTGGATGA
- the LOC120640644 gene encoding phospholipid-transporting ATPase 2-like isoform X5: protein MGAIQYFRRFMNQYFLLIACLQLWSRITPVSPATTWGPLIIIFIVSASKEAWDDYNRYLSDKKANERKVWLVKDGIRKQIKAQEIHVGDIVWLHENDEIPCDLVLIGTSDPQGICYVETSALDGETDLKTRIVPSISANLSVKQLEKVKGVIECPNPDNDIRRFDANMRLFLPTIDNEKCPLTINNTLLQSCYLRYTEWACGVAVYTGNETKSGMTRGTAEPKLTAADVMIDKLTIAIFLLQIVVVLVLGYFGNIWKDTQGLKQWYLMYHVKGPWYDFLVIPLRFELLCSIMIPISIKVTLDLSKGVYAKFIDWDEQMFDWETNTPAHSANTAISEDLGQVEYILTDKTGTLTENRMIFKQCCISNTMYGSDNGDALKDARLLNAVSSNDPDVIKFLMVMALCNTVVPVKSNDGTVSYKAQSQDEEALVTAASNLNMMLISKDSSTAEICFNGSKFLYELLDILEFTSDRKRMSVVVKDGQTGKIHLLSKGADEAILPRAYPGQQIQRYLEAVEMYSQLGLRTLCLGWRDLEEDEYKEWSKNFQEASCSLDNRESKIAKVCHGLERDLYILGVTAIEDRLQDGVPETIKLLRNAGINVWMLTGDKQNTAIQIGLLCNLITSEPNSQLLPISGKTEEDILRSLDRALLITKNTCETKDLAFVLDGRALEIILKHSKESFTRLAMLSRTAICCRMTPLQKAQLVAILKSVGYLTLAIGDGGNDVRMIQEANIGVGISGREGLQAARAADYSIGKFKFLKRLILIHGRYSYNRTAFISQYSFYKSLLICFIQILFAFFSGLSGTSLFNSISLMAYNVFYTSLPVMTIIFDKDISETTILQYPQILQHSQAGRLLNRTTFCGWFGRSLYHALVVFFITVYAYADEKSEMQELSMVALSGCIWLQAFVVTMDTNSFTYPQIILIWGNFVAFYMINLILSAIPSLHMYTIMFRLCGQPSYWITMALTVAVGMGPVMAFRYFRNLYRPSAINILQQIEQSNGSIQPSRNVESAALKSARTNLTNLLSGSRRKRSSDYQPLLSDPAEPAG from the exons ATGGGAGCAATTCAG TATTTCAGGCGTTTCATGAATCAATATTTTCTGCTAATAGCCTGCCTTCAGTTGTGGTCCCGTATTACTCCAGTTAGTCCTGCAACTACATGGGGTCCACTTATCATCATCTTCATTGTTTCTGCTTCAAAAGAAGCTTGGGATGATTACAATAGGTATCTTTCAGACAAGAAAGCAAATGAAAGGAAAGTATGGTTGGTAAAAGATGGCATTCGTAAGCAG ATCAAGGCACAGGAGATACATGTTGGAGATATAGTGTGGCTCCATGAGAATGATGAGATACCATGTGATCTTGTTCTCATTGGAACTTCTGATCCTCAAGGCATTTGTTATGTTGAG ACTTCTGCTTTGGATGGTGAAACTGACTTGAAAACAAGAATAGTTCCTTCAATTTCTGCTAACTTGTCAGTAAAGCAGCTGGAAAAAGTTAAG GGTGTAATTGAGTGCCCCAATCCAGATAATGACATACGAAGATTTGATGCTAACATGCGCTTGTTCCTCCCTACCATTGACAATGAAAAATGTCCTTTGACCATCAACAACACACTTCTTCAATCATGCTACTTACGGTACACTGAATGGGCTTGTGGAGTTGCAGTTTACACAG GCAATGAAACTAAATCAGGAATGACCAGGGGAACTGCAGAGCCGAAGCTCACTGCAGCTGATGTGATGATAGACAAGCTCACTATTGCGATATTCCTGTTACAAATTGTTGTTGTACTTGTGCTGGGTTATTTTGGGAATATTTGGAAGGACACTCAGGGTCTCAAG CAATGGTATCTTATGTATCATGTGAAGGGACCATGGTATGATTTCCTGGTTATTCCACTGCGCTTCGAGCTGTTGTGCTCCATAATGATTCCAATTTCCATAAAG GTTACTCTTGATTTGTCTAAAGGTGTGTATGCAAAATTTATTGACTGGGATGAGCAAATGTTTGACTGGGAAACAAATACACCTGCTCATTCAGCTAA CACAGCTATCAGCGAGGACCTTGGGCAGGTTGAATATATTTTGACTGACAAAACTGGGACACTGACAGAGAATAGAATGATTTTCAAACAATGCTGCATAAGTAACACAATGTATGGAAGTGACAATGGAGATGCTTTAAAAG ATGCGAGACTTCTAAATGCAGTCTCAAGTAATGATCCTGATGTCATCAAATTTCTGATGGTGATGGCTCTTTGCAATACAGTGGTTCCTGTCAAAAG CAATGATGGTACTGTGTCATACAAAGCACAATCGCAAGATGAGGAAGCATTAGTCACTGCTGCATCAAACCTGAATATGATGCTTATCAGTAAAGACAGCAGTACTGCCG AGATTTGTTTCAATGGGTCTAAGTTTCTGTATGAGTTGTTGGACATTTTGGAATTCACTTCTGATCGCAAAAGAATGTCTGTAGTGGTAAAGGACGGGCAGACTGGGAAGATTCATCTTTTATCTAAAGGTGCCGATGAAGCTATTCTCCCTCGTGCTTATCCAG GACAACAAATACAGAGATATCTTGAGGCAGTAGAAATGTATTCTCAGTTGGGATTGCGAACATTATGTTTGGGATGGCGTGACCTGGAAGAAGATGAATACAAGGAGTGGTCCAAAAACTTTCAAGAGGCTAGCTGTTCATTGGACAATAGGGAG TCTAAAATTGCCAAAGTATGTCACGGCTTAGAGCGAGACCTTTATATTCTTGGTGTTACTGCCATAGAAGATCGTCTTCAG GATGGTGTGCCTGAAACCATTAAGTTGTTAAGGAATGCTGGAATTAATGTGTGGATGCTAACTGGTGATAAGCAAAATACAGCAATTCAGATTGGACTTCTTTGTAACCTCATAACCTCTG AGCCCAATAGCCAGTTGTTGCCTATCAGTGGGAAAACTGAAGAGGACATATTAAGAAGCCTAGACAGGGCATTACTAATTACGAAGAATACATGCGAAACAAAG GATCTTGCATTTGTTTTGGATGGTCGGGCACTCGAAATAATTCTAAAGCATTCCAAGGAATCTTTCACTAGGTTGGCAATGCTATCAAGAACAGCAATATGCTGCCGAATGACACCTTTGCAGAAAGCACAG CTTGTTGCTATTCTAAAGTCCGTTGGGTACTTAACTCTAGCAATTGGTGATGGTGGTAATGATGTTAGAATGATCCAAGAGGCTAACATTGGAGTAGGGATTAGTGGTAGGGAAGGACTGCAAGCCGCAAGAGCTGCTGATTATAGCATTGGGA AGTTCAAGTTTCTTAAGAGGTTGATACTTATTCATGGTCGCTATTCATACAATCGAACAGCATTTATTTCACAGTACTCCTTCTACAAGTCACTTCTTATATGCTTTATACAGATTCT GTTTGCCTTTTTTTCAGGGCTCTCAGGAACTAGCTTATTCAACTCCATTAGCCTGATGGCTTATAATGTTTTCTATACAAGTCTACCTGTGATGACTATAATCTTTGACAAGGATATCTCTGAAACAACAATTCTACAGTACCCCCAGATCTTACAGCATTCTCAAGCTGGGag GCTTCTAAATCGAACTACATTTTGCGGATGGTTTGGTCGCTCACTGTATCAT GCGCTCGTCGTTTTCTTTATCACGGTATATGCATACGCGGATGAGAAAAGTGAGATGCAGGAACTCTCAATGGTTGCACTATCCGGATGCATTTGGTTGCAGGCTTTTGTTGTGACGATGGACACAAA CTCATTCACTTACCCACAAATCATTCTCATCTGGGGAAACTTTGTGGCTTTCTACATGATCAACCTAATACTCAGCGCCATCCCGAGCCTTCACATGTACACAATCATGTTTCGCCTGTGCGGTCAACCATCATACTGGATCACCATGGCA CTGACTGTTGCGGTAGGGATGGGCCCGGTGATGGCTTTCAGATACTTCAGAAACCTGTACCGGCCTAGTGCCATCAACATACTCCAGCAGATCGAGCAGAGCAATGGATCTATCCAACCTTCCAGAAACGTGGAGTCAGCAGCGCTTAAGTCGGCCAGAACCAATCTCACTAATCTACTCTCTGGTTCTCGTAGAAAGAGAAGTTCTGATTATCAACCTCTGCTTTCCGATCCTGCAGAGCCTGCTGGATGA
- the LOC120640644 gene encoding phospholipid-transporting ATPase 2-like isoform X7: MRMMRYHVILFSLELLILKTSALDGETDLKTRIVPSISANLSVKQLEKVKGVIECPNPDNDIRRFDANMRLFLPTIDNEKCPLTINNTLLQSCYLRYTEWACGVAVYTGNETKSGMTRGTAEPKLTAADVMIDKLTIAIFLLQIVVVLVLGYFGNIWKDTQGLKQWYLMYHVKGPWYDFLVIPLRFELLCSIMIPISIKVTLDLSKGVYAKFIDWDEQMFDWETNTPAHSANTAISEDLGQVEYILTDKTGTLTENRMIFKQCCISNTMYGSDNGDALKDARLLNAVSSNDPDVIKFLMVMALCNTVVPVKSNDGTVSYKAQSQDEEALVTAASNLNMMLISKDSSTAEICFNGSKFLYELLDILEFTSDRKRMSVVVKDGQTGKIHLLSKGADEAILPRAYPGQQIQRYLEAVEMYSQLGLRTLCLGWRDLEEDEYKEWSKNFQEASCSLDNRESKIAKVCHGLERDLYILGVTAIEDRLQDGVPETIKLLRNAGINVWMLTGDKQNTAIQIGLLCNLITSEPNSQLLPISGKTEEDILRSLDRALLITKNTCETKDLAFVLDGRALEIILKHSKESFTRLAMLSRTAICCRMTPLQKAQLVAILKSVGYLTLAIGDGGNDVRMIQEANIGVGISGREGLQAARAADYSIGKFKFLKRLILIHGRYSYNRTAFISQYSFYKSLLICFIQILFAFFSGLSGTSLFNSISLMAYNVFYTSLPVMTIIFDKDISETTILQYPQILQHSQAGRLLNRTTFCGWFGRSLYHALVVFFITVYAYADEKSEMQELSMVALSGCIWLQAFVVTMDTNSFTYPQIILIWGNFVAFYMINLILSAIPSLHMYTIMFRLCGQPSYWITMALTVAVGMGPVMAFRYFRNLYRPSAINILQQIEQSNGSIQPSRNVESAALKSARTNLTNLLSGSRRKRSSDYQPLLSDPAEPAG, encoded by the exons ATGAGAATGATGAGATACCATGTGATCTTGTTCTCATTGGAACTTCTGATCCTCAAG ACTTCTGCTTTGGATGGTGAAACTGACTTGAAAACAAGAATAGTTCCTTCAATTTCTGCTAACTTGTCAGTAAAGCAGCTGGAAAAAGTTAAG GGTGTAATTGAGTGCCCCAATCCAGATAATGACATACGAAGATTTGATGCTAACATGCGCTTGTTCCTCCCTACCATTGACAATGAAAAATGTCCTTTGACCATCAACAACACACTTCTTCAATCATGCTACTTACGGTACACTGAATGGGCTTGTGGAGTTGCAGTTTACACAG GCAATGAAACTAAATCAGGAATGACCAGGGGAACTGCAGAGCCGAAGCTCACTGCAGCTGATGTGATGATAGACAAGCTCACTATTGCGATATTCCTGTTACAAATTGTTGTTGTACTTGTGCTGGGTTATTTTGGGAATATTTGGAAGGACACTCAGGGTCTCAAG CAATGGTATCTTATGTATCATGTGAAGGGACCATGGTATGATTTCCTGGTTATTCCACTGCGCTTCGAGCTGTTGTGCTCCATAATGATTCCAATTTCCATAAAG GTTACTCTTGATTTGTCTAAAGGTGTGTATGCAAAATTTATTGACTGGGATGAGCAAATGTTTGACTGGGAAACAAATACACCTGCTCATTCAGCTAA CACAGCTATCAGCGAGGACCTTGGGCAGGTTGAATATATTTTGACTGACAAAACTGGGACACTGACAGAGAATAGAATGATTTTCAAACAATGCTGCATAAGTAACACAATGTATGGAAGTGACAATGGAGATGCTTTAAAAG ATGCGAGACTTCTAAATGCAGTCTCAAGTAATGATCCTGATGTCATCAAATTTCTGATGGTGATGGCTCTTTGCAATACAGTGGTTCCTGTCAAAAG CAATGATGGTACTGTGTCATACAAAGCACAATCGCAAGATGAGGAAGCATTAGTCACTGCTGCATCAAACCTGAATATGATGCTTATCAGTAAAGACAGCAGTACTGCCG AGATTTGTTTCAATGGGTCTAAGTTTCTGTATGAGTTGTTGGACATTTTGGAATTCACTTCTGATCGCAAAAGAATGTCTGTAGTGGTAAAGGACGGGCAGACTGGGAAGATTCATCTTTTATCTAAAGGTGCCGATGAAGCTATTCTCCCTCGTGCTTATCCAG GACAACAAATACAGAGATATCTTGAGGCAGTAGAAATGTATTCTCAGTTGGGATTGCGAACATTATGTTTGGGATGGCGTGACCTGGAAGAAGATGAATACAAGGAGTGGTCCAAAAACTTTCAAGAGGCTAGCTGTTCATTGGACAATAGGGAG TCTAAAATTGCCAAAGTATGTCACGGCTTAGAGCGAGACCTTTATATTCTTGGTGTTACTGCCATAGAAGATCGTCTTCAG GATGGTGTGCCTGAAACCATTAAGTTGTTAAGGAATGCTGGAATTAATGTGTGGATGCTAACTGGTGATAAGCAAAATACAGCAATTCAGATTGGACTTCTTTGTAACCTCATAACCTCTG AGCCCAATAGCCAGTTGTTGCCTATCAGTGGGAAAACTGAAGAGGACATATTAAGAAGCCTAGACAGGGCATTACTAATTACGAAGAATACATGCGAAACAAAG GATCTTGCATTTGTTTTGGATGGTCGGGCACTCGAAATAATTCTAAAGCATTCCAAGGAATCTTTCACTAGGTTGGCAATGCTATCAAGAACAGCAATATGCTGCCGAATGACACCTTTGCAGAAAGCACAG CTTGTTGCTATTCTAAAGTCCGTTGGGTACTTAACTCTAGCAATTGGTGATGGTGGTAATGATGTTAGAATGATCCAAGAGGCTAACATTGGAGTAGGGATTAGTGGTAGGGAAGGACTGCAAGCCGCAAGAGCTGCTGATTATAGCATTGGGA AGTTCAAGTTTCTTAAGAGGTTGATACTTATTCATGGTCGCTATTCATACAATCGAACAGCATTTATTTCACAGTACTCCTTCTACAAGTCACTTCTTATATGCTTTATACAGATTCT GTTTGCCTTTTTTTCAGGGCTCTCAGGAACTAGCTTATTCAACTCCATTAGCCTGATGGCTTATAATGTTTTCTATACAAGTCTACCTGTGATGACTATAATCTTTGACAAGGATATCTCTGAAACAACAATTCTACAGTACCCCCAGATCTTACAGCATTCTCAAGCTGGGag GCTTCTAAATCGAACTACATTTTGCGGATGGTTTGGTCGCTCACTGTATCAT GCGCTCGTCGTTTTCTTTATCACGGTATATGCATACGCGGATGAGAAAAGTGAGATGCAGGAACTCTCAATGGTTGCACTATCCGGATGCATTTGGTTGCAGGCTTTTGTTGTGACGATGGACACAAA CTCATTCACTTACCCACAAATCATTCTCATCTGGGGAAACTTTGTGGCTTTCTACATGATCAACCTAATACTCAGCGCCATCCCGAGCCTTCACATGTACACAATCATGTTTCGCCTGTGCGGTCAACCATCATACTGGATCACCATGGCA CTGACTGTTGCGGTAGGGATGGGCCCGGTGATGGCTTTCAGATACTTCAGAAACCTGTACCGGCCTAGTGCCATCAACATACTCCAGCAGATCGAGCAGAGCAATGGATCTATCCAACCTTCCAGAAACGTGGAGTCAGCAGCGCTTAAGTCGGCCAGAACCAATCTCACTAATCTACTCTCTGGTTCTCGTAGAAAGAGAAGTTCTGATTATCAACCTCTGCTTTCCGATCCTGCAGAGCCTGCTGGATGA